The Streptomyces sp. NBC_01255 genome window below encodes:
- a CDS encoding TetR/AcrR family transcriptional regulator gives MTDGAKARRLPRAVRERQMMDAAVCCFARHGYQTASMDEIAELAGVSKPLVYLYLGSKEELFTACIRREAGALLAAVAAGVEDRSRPADEQLWAGLLAFFTYVADHPDAWVVLSRRAWTQGEPFAAEASRMREEIAAFVAGLLGDAHGGVAGREVEALAQALVGAAESLADWAGSTPGMTARDAAATLMNFAWAGLGNLMKSERWSPP, from the coding sequence GCGGGCCGTTCGGGAGCGGCAGATGATGGACGCGGCCGTGTGCTGCTTCGCCCGGCACGGGTACCAGACGGCGTCCATGGACGAGATCGCCGAGCTCGCGGGGGTCTCCAAGCCGCTGGTCTATCTGTATCTGGGCTCCAAGGAGGAGCTGTTCACGGCCTGCATCCGGCGGGAGGCGGGCGCGCTGCTCGCCGCGGTGGCCGCCGGTGTCGAGGACCGGAGCCGGCCCGCCGACGAGCAGTTGTGGGCCGGGCTGCTGGCCTTCTTCACGTACGTCGCGGACCATCCGGACGCCTGGGTGGTGCTGAGCCGGCGGGCGTGGACGCAGGGGGAGCCGTTCGCGGCCGAGGCCTCGCGGATGCGGGAGGAGATCGCCGCCTTCGTGGCGGGGTTGCTCGGGGATGCGCACGGGGGTGTCGCCGGGCGGGAGGTGGAGGCCCTCGCGCAGGCGCTCGTCGGGGCCGCCGAGTCGCTGGCCGACTGGGCCGGTTCGACGCCCGGGATGACGGCCAGGGACGCCGCCGCGACGCTGATGAACTTCGCCTGGGCGGGGCTCGGAAACCTCATGAAAAGCGAGCGCTGGTCTCCCCCTTGA
- a CDS encoding AMP-dependent synthetase/ligase yields MSVVTAASGTDPVEPVEPQKILVDGRVREVSVPALVPRVARGSLADLPYDNARQDPEAPLFSRKNPQGEWYDVTASRFAADVHAVAKGLIAHGLRPGDRLALMARTTYEWTLIDFAAWAAGLVTVPIYPTSSAFQTRWILQDSGAAACVVEDPEQARLVSAERRQLPGLAHLWALDTGAVDLLRRAGARVADEAVTARRGLLTPETLATLVYTSGTTGRPKGCALTHANFFAEVDNAVRLLHPVFLAESKEPAATLLFLPLSHVFGRMVSVGCVRARVRVGHAPSVEGEELLTDLAAFRPTFLLAIPYVLEKVFNTARATAERGGKAAAFDRAATIARRYGGTSTPSLALRAARALYDPLVYRRIRAALGGRVKYVICGGSPLGARLAEFFTGAGVEVFEGYGLTETTAASTVTPPQRPRTGTVGWPLPGTAVRIADDGEVWLKGAHVFAGYWDAQRGVAVPYTDDGWFPTGDLGSLDEDGYLRITGRKKDILITSAGKNVAPAPLEDWLRAHPLVAQCMVVGDDRPYVTALITLDHEGLTHWRRMRHKDHLALFELTRDEELLAAVQRAVDDANRLVSRAESIRAFRLLTTEFSERSGHMTPSLKLKRRAVLRDFAREIDEMYGAGGTP; encoded by the coding sequence GTGTCCGTCGTCACCGCCGCATCCGGGACCGATCCGGTCGAACCGGTCGAGCCGCAGAAGATCCTGGTGGACGGGCGGGTACGGGAGGTCTCCGTCCCCGCGCTCGTCCCCCGGGTGGCCCGCGGCTCCCTCGCCGACCTGCCGTACGACAACGCCCGCCAGGACCCCGAAGCCCCGCTCTTCTCCCGTAAGAACCCGCAGGGCGAGTGGTACGACGTCACCGCGTCCCGCTTCGCCGCCGACGTCCACGCCGTCGCCAAAGGGCTCATCGCCCACGGCCTGCGCCCCGGCGACCGGCTCGCCCTCATGGCCCGCACCACCTACGAGTGGACCCTGATCGACTTCGCCGCCTGGGCCGCCGGACTCGTCACCGTCCCGATCTACCCCACCTCCTCCGCCTTCCAGACCCGCTGGATCCTCCAGGACTCCGGCGCCGCCGCCTGCGTCGTCGAGGACCCCGAGCAGGCCCGGCTCGTCTCCGCCGAACGGCGGCAGCTCCCCGGCCTCGCCCACCTCTGGGCCCTCGACACCGGCGCCGTCGACCTGCTCCGCAGAGCAGGCGCCCGGGTCGCCGACGAGGCCGTCACCGCCCGGCGCGGACTCCTCACCCCCGAGACCCTCGCCACCCTCGTCTACACCTCCGGCACCACCGGACGCCCCAAGGGCTGCGCCCTCACCCACGCCAACTTCTTCGCCGAGGTCGACAACGCCGTCCGGCTCCTCCATCCCGTCTTCCTCGCGGAGAGCAAGGAGCCCGCCGCGACCCTCCTCTTCCTGCCGCTCTCGCACGTCTTCGGGCGGATGGTCTCCGTCGGCTGCGTACGGGCCCGGGTCCGCGTCGGCCACGCCCCCTCCGTCGAGGGCGAGGAACTCCTCACCGACCTCGCCGCCTTCCGGCCCACCTTCCTCCTCGCCATCCCGTACGTCCTGGAGAAGGTCTTCAACACCGCCCGCGCCACCGCCGAACGCGGAGGCAAGGCCGCCGCCTTCGACCGCGCCGCGACGATCGCCCGCCGGTACGGGGGGACTTCGACCCCCTCGCTGGCGCTGCGGGCCGCGCGGGCGCTGTACGACCCACTCGTCTACCGGCGGATCCGGGCCGCGCTCGGCGGCCGCGTGAAGTACGTGATCTGCGGCGGATCCCCGCTCGGCGCCCGGCTCGCCGAGTTCTTCACCGGCGCGGGCGTCGAGGTCTTCGAGGGGTACGGCCTGACGGAGACCACGGCCGCCTCGACGGTCACCCCGCCGCAGCGGCCGCGCACCGGCACCGTCGGCTGGCCCCTGCCGGGCACCGCCGTCCGGATCGCCGACGACGGGGAGGTCTGGCTCAAGGGCGCCCATGTCTTCGCCGGGTACTGGGACGCCCAGCGCGGGGTGGCCGTCCCTTACACCGACGACGGCTGGTTCCCCACCGGCGACCTGGGCTCGCTCGACGAGGACGGCTATCTGCGGATCACCGGCCGCAAGAAGGACATCCTCATCACCTCGGCCGGCAAGAACGTGGCTCCGGCCCCGCTGGAGGACTGGCTGCGCGCCCACCCGCTGGTCGCCCAGTGCATGGTCGTGGGCGACGACCGCCCGTACGTCACGGCCCTGATCACCCTCGACCACGAGGGCCTCACGCACTGGCGGCGGATGCGGCACAAGGACCATCTGGCGCTCTTCGAGCTGACCCGGGACGAGGAGCTGCTCGCGGCGGTCCAGCGGGCCGTGGACGACGCCAACCGGCTGGTCTCGCGGGCCGAGTCGATCCGCGCCTTCCGGCTCCTGACGACCGAGTTCTCGGAGCGGTCGGGCCACATGACCCCGTCGCTGAAGCTCAAACGGCGGGCCGTGCTACGGGACTTCGCGCGCGAGATCGACGAGATGTACGGGGCGGGGGGCACCCCGTGA
- a CDS encoding SCO4226 family nickel-binding protein — MATYMDVHRDMVGITAEQLKEAHAADLAVEKDEGVHFERAWADPKSGTVYCLSHGPSMESVQRVHARTGHPADEIHEVPLTV, encoded by the coding sequence ATGGCGACGTACATGGACGTGCACCGCGACATGGTGGGCATCACGGCCGAGCAGCTCAAGGAAGCCCACGCGGCCGACCTCGCCGTCGAGAAGGACGAGGGCGTCCACTTCGAGAGAGCGTGGGCCGACCCGAAGTCGGGAACGGTCTACTGCCTGTCGCACGGCCCCTCGATGGAATCGGTCCAACGGGTCCACGCCCGCACGGGCCACCCGGCCGACGAGATCCACGAGGTACCCCTCACGGTGTGA
- a CDS encoding pyridoxine/pyridoxamine 5'-phosphate oxidase codes for MTDFHRALRSLRVWDTELPSFDPASAPPEPLALFHDWFTEAVAAGQTEPHTLSLATVDEDGRPDVRTVMLHDADERGWHFASHAGSAKGRQLAARPEAALGFYWPVQGRQVRIRGHVTTGTPEEAYEDLHARTAGALASALVGRQSEILESPEALAQASAAAWARAEAEPEAHAPTWTLYVVEPSEVEFFQGDARRRHLRLRYRRTDERWVRELLWP; via the coding sequence ATGACCGACTTCCACCGCGCCCTCCGCTCCCTCCGGGTCTGGGACACCGAGCTCCCCTCCTTCGACCCGGCGAGCGCCCCGCCCGAGCCCCTCGCCCTTTTCCACGACTGGTTCACGGAGGCGGTCGCGGCCGGCCAGACCGAGCCGCACACCCTCTCCCTGGCCACCGTGGACGAGGACGGCAGGCCCGACGTCCGTACGGTGATGCTGCACGACGCCGACGAGCGCGGCTGGCACTTCGCCTCGCACGCCGGCAGCGCCAAGGGCCGCCAGCTCGCCGCCCGCCCCGAGGCCGCCCTCGGCTTCTACTGGCCGGTCCAGGGCCGCCAGGTCCGGATCCGGGGCCACGTCACCACCGGCACCCCCGAGGAGGCGTACGAGGACCTCCACGCCCGCACCGCCGGCGCCCTCGCCTCGGCGCTCGTCGGCCGGCAGAGCGAGATCCTGGAGTCCCCCGAGGCCCTCGCCCAGGCGAGCGCGGCGGCCTGGGCCAGGGCCGAGGCCGAACCGGAGGCCCACGCCCCCACCTGGACCCTGTACGTGGTCGAACCGTCCGAGGTCGAGTTCTTCCAGGGCGACGCCCGGCGCCGCCACCTCCGCCTCCGCTACCGCCGTACGGACGAGCGCTGGGTCCGCGAGCTGCTCTGGCCCTGA
- a CDS encoding FAD-dependent monooxygenase: MTHQATNTAARTVLISGASIGGPALALWLHRYGFAPTVVERAPELRTGGYKVDIRGTAIEVCRRMGILDEIRAKSTDMRGGSYVDDAGRTIGELPADIFGGRVEEDDELMRGDLARILYDRTRDDVEYLFDDSIAALDEDADGVTVTFESGTVRRFDLVVGADGLHSNTRRLAFGEEERFKRHLGAYISIFTAPNHLGLDRWETYHAIPKKLLCVYSSSGETDAKNLFIFSGPEDVPYDLRDVTDQKRLLADTFAGDGWEVPRLLEHAADADDFYLDSMALVEMDRWSRGRVVLLGDAAHCSSPASGQGTGLALTGAYVLAGELARAGGDHTVAFARYEERMRPGVEQNQKMAEGFVKEMTVGSKWKIALRMLMVRTLPRTPWKNLIAKKIRDGIQAAANAVPIEDYEDRTAPTATPATGDGTPSPTVTA; the protein is encoded by the coding sequence ATGACGCACCAGGCCACGAACACCGCCGCCCGGACCGTCCTGATCTCCGGCGCCTCCATCGGCGGCCCCGCCCTCGCCCTCTGGCTGCACCGCTACGGCTTCGCCCCCACCGTCGTCGAGCGCGCCCCCGAGCTCCGCACCGGCGGCTACAAGGTCGACATCCGCGGCACCGCGATCGAGGTCTGCCGGCGGATGGGCATCCTCGACGAGATCCGCGCCAAGTCCACGGACATGCGGGGCGGTTCGTACGTGGACGACGCCGGCCGCACCATCGGCGAGCTGCCCGCCGACATCTTCGGCGGACGCGTCGAGGAGGACGACGAGCTGATGCGCGGCGACCTCGCCCGCATCCTCTACGACCGGACCCGCGACGACGTCGAGTACCTCTTCGACGACTCGATCGCCGCGCTGGACGAGGACGCCGACGGGGTCACGGTCACCTTCGAGAGCGGCACCGTCCGCCGCTTCGACCTCGTCGTCGGCGCCGACGGGCTGCACTCCAACACCCGGCGCCTGGCCTTCGGCGAGGAGGAGCGGTTCAAGCGCCACCTCGGCGCGTACATCTCCATCTTCACCGCCCCCAACCACCTGGGCCTGGACCGCTGGGAGACGTACCACGCCATCCCGAAGAAGCTCCTCTGCGTCTACAGCTCCTCGGGCGAGACGGACGCCAAGAACCTGTTCATCTTCTCCGGGCCCGAGGACGTCCCCTACGACCTCCGGGACGTCACCGACCAGAAGCGGCTGCTCGCCGACACCTTCGCGGGGGACGGCTGGGAGGTCCCCCGGCTCCTGGAGCACGCGGCCGACGCCGACGACTTCTACCTCGACTCCATGGCCCTCGTCGAGATGGACCGCTGGTCGCGCGGGCGCGTCGTCCTCCTCGGCGACGCCGCCCACTGCTCCTCCCCCGCCTCCGGCCAGGGCACCGGCCTCGCCCTCACCGGCGCGTACGTCCTGGCGGGCGAGCTGGCCCGGGCGGGCGGCGACCACACGGTGGCCTTCGCCCGCTACGAGGAGCGGATGCGGCCGGGCGTGGAGCAGAACCAGAAGATGGCCGAGGGCTTCGTCAAGGAGATGACCGTCGGTTCGAAGTGGAAGATCGCCCTGCGGATGCTCATGGTGCGGACCCTGCCGAGGACGCCCTGGAAGAACCTCATCGCGAAGAAGATCCGCGACGGGATCCAGGCGGCGGCGAACGCGGTCCCGATCGAGGACTACGAGGACCGCACCGCACCGACCGCCACTCCGGCCACCGGCGACGGCACCCCGAGCCCTACCGTGACGGCATGA
- a CDS encoding thiolase C-terminal domain-containing protein: MPATPRSPRRVAVVGVSLSDSGRVDEATPYALHAQAARRALADSGLDRSLIDGIASTGLGTLAPVEVAEYLGLRPRWVDSTTVGGATWEVMAAHAADAIAAGHANAVLLVYGSTARADIKARRRTANLSFGSRGPLQFEVPYGHTLIAKYAMAARRHMHEYGTTLEQLAEVAVEARANAALNPEAMFRDPITVDEVLDGPMIADPFTKLHCCLRSDGGCAVLLVAEEYVKDCRTTPVWILGTGEHVSHTTMSEWEDFTVSPAAVSGRLAFERAGVTPADVDLAEIYDAFTYMTLVTLEDLGFCAKGEGGAFFGEKGRLPVNTDGGGLSACHPGMRGLFLLVEAVRQLRGEAPGLQVRRADGSLPRLAVASGTGGWFCSSGTVVLGRD, encoded by the coding sequence ATGCCCGCCACTCCGCGCAGCCCCCGCCGCGTCGCCGTCGTCGGCGTCTCCCTCTCCGACAGCGGCCGCGTCGACGAGGCCACCCCGTACGCACTCCACGCCCAGGCCGCCCGGCGCGCCCTCGCGGACAGCGGCCTCGACCGCTCGCTGATCGACGGCATCGCCTCGACGGGGCTCGGCACGCTCGCCCCGGTCGAGGTCGCCGAATACCTGGGCCTGCGCCCCCGCTGGGTGGACTCGACCACCGTCGGCGGCGCCACCTGGGAGGTCATGGCCGCACACGCCGCCGACGCCATAGCCGCCGGCCACGCCAACGCGGTGCTGCTCGTGTACGGCTCCACCGCCCGCGCCGACATCAAGGCCCGGCGCCGCACCGCGAACCTCTCCTTCGGCTCGCGCGGCCCGCTCCAGTTCGAAGTCCCTTACGGGCACACCCTGATCGCCAAGTACGCGATGGCCGCCCGCCGCCACATGCACGAGTACGGGACGACCCTGGAGCAGCTCGCCGAGGTCGCCGTGGAGGCGCGGGCGAACGCGGCACTCAACCCCGAGGCGATGTTCCGCGACCCGATCACCGTCGACGAGGTCCTGGACGGGCCGATGATCGCGGACCCGTTCACCAAGCTGCACTGCTGTCTGCGCAGCGACGGCGGCTGCGCGGTGCTGCTCGTCGCCGAGGAGTACGTCAAGGACTGCCGGACGACCCCCGTCTGGATCCTCGGCACGGGCGAGCACGTCTCGCACACCACGATGTCGGAGTGGGAGGACTTCACGGTCTCCCCGGCGGCGGTCAGCGGCCGGCTCGCCTTCGAGCGGGCGGGGGTGACCCCGGCCGACGTCGATCTCGCCGAGATCTACGACGCCTTCACCTACATGACCCTGGTGACCCTGGAGGACCTGGGCTTCTGTGCGAAGGGCGAGGGCGGCGCGTTCTTCGGGGAGAAGGGCCGGCTGCCGGTGAACACGGACGGCGGCGGGCTCTCGGCCTGCCACCCCGGGATGCGGGGCCTGTTCCTGCTGGTGGAGGCGGTGCGGCAGCTGCGCGGGGAGGCGCCCGGACTCCAGGTGCGGCGGGCGGACGGCTCGCTCCCGCGCCTTGCGGTGGCCTCGGGGACGGGGGGCTGGTTCTGCTCCTCGGGGACGGTGGTGCTCGGCCGCGACTGA
- a CDS encoding acyl-CoA dehydrogenase family protein encodes MDAADTAADSAARATAPEVALAVALTGEQQKFRHTLRDLLAERAGPGENRAATPEGYDTGLWARLSDTLGLAGLALPAEYGGAGRGPAELALACEETGRALAPSPLLATAVLTAPLIAALGTPAQRAELLPRIADGSLTCALAVPGGSLALALGLTGDNAAEHWSGGGRAGGIQARAVDGGGAGAGTGGTGWRLYGEAAQVLDGHTADLLLVAAHTGGFARSRTLLFLVREREGGTPGVVRTRRTALDPTRPQAGVELRDAEAELLGEEPADVLGALAATGRTAAVMLAAEAVGAAGAALDRALAHLGSRGQPQAHAHEQAHAHEQAHAHAQALAAKGTLADLYVRVEAARSLTYCAAREPGPGPESGPLALAQALEALRATTGESARLHGGDSAEDQEARLFFQRAASDELLFGPARRLRARAAERTGLFGEVAA; translated from the coding sequence ATGGACGCCGCCGACACAGCAGCGGACTCAGCCGCCCGCGCCACCGCGCCCGAGGTCGCGCTCGCAGTCGCGCTCACCGGGGAGCAGCAGAAATTCCGCCACACCCTGCGCGACCTGCTCGCCGAACGGGCCGGACCGGGGGAGAACCGCGCCGCCACCCCCGAGGGATACGACACCGGGCTCTGGGCCCGGCTGTCCGACACCCTCGGCCTCGCCGGGCTCGCTCTCCCCGCGGAGTACGGAGGAGCCGGCCGCGGGCCTGCCGAACTCGCCCTCGCCTGCGAGGAGACCGGCCGCGCCCTCGCGCCCTCCCCGCTCCTCGCCACCGCCGTGCTCACCGCCCCGCTGATCGCCGCCCTCGGCACCCCAGCCCAGCGCGCCGAGCTCCTTCCGCGCATCGCCGACGGGAGCCTGACCTGCGCACTCGCCGTCCCGGGCGGCTCCCTCGCGCTCGCCCTCGGCCTGACCGGTGACAACGCGGCGGAGCACTGGTCGGGCGGCGGCCGGGCCGGCGGGATCCAGGCGCGCGCAGTGGACGGGGGCGGGGCCGGGGCCGGGACCGGGGGCACGGGCTGGCGGCTGTACGGAGAGGCCGCCCAGGTCCTCGACGGACACACCGCGGACCTGCTGCTCGTCGCCGCCCACACCGGCGGCTTCGCCCGGAGCCGCACCCTTCTCTTCCTGGTGCGGGAACGGGAGGGCGGGACCCCCGGGGTCGTACGGACCCGGCGGACCGCCCTCGACCCCACCCGACCCCAGGCCGGCGTCGAACTCCGGGACGCCGAGGCCGAACTCCTCGGCGAGGAACCGGCCGACGTCCTCGGCGCGCTCGCCGCCACCGGCCGCACCGCCGCCGTGATGCTCGCCGCCGAGGCGGTCGGCGCGGCCGGCGCCGCGCTCGACCGGGCGCTCGCCCACCTCGGCTCGCGCGGACAGCCACAGGCACACGCACACGAACAGGCACACGCACACGAACAGGCACACGCACACGCACAGGCGCTGGCCGCCAAGGGCACCCTCGCCGACCTCTACGTCCGGGTCGAGGCCGCCCGCTCCCTCACGTACTGCGCGGCCCGGGAGCCCGGGCCCGGGCCCGAGAGCGGGCCGCTCGCGCTCGCCCAGGCCCTGGAGGCACTGCGCGCCACGACGGGCGAGAGTGCCCGGCTCCACGGCGGCGACTCCGCCGAGGACCAGGAGGCACGGCTCTTCTTCCAGCGGGCCGCCTCCGACGAACTGCTCTTCGGGCCCGCCCGGCGCCTGCGCGCCCGGGCGGCGGAACGGACCGGACTCTTCGGAGAGGTGGCGGCGTAG
- a CDS encoding nitroreductase family deazaflavin-dependent oxidoreductase: protein MPVGVRLMQKVSSTRTFARIAPHVIPAMDKTVHRLTRGKVLLSARMLPGVVLTARGAKSGQPRVTPLACMPEPDGGWLLIGSNFGRPGHPAWTANLLAHPDVEVNWRGEDIPVRAELLAGEARAAAWKSALVFWPPYATYQQRVEREIRLFRLTRR, encoded by the coding sequence ATGCCCGTCGGCGTGAGACTGATGCAGAAGGTGTCCTCGACCAGGACGTTCGCCCGGATCGCCCCGCACGTCATCCCCGCGATGGACAAGACGGTGCACCGGCTGACCAGGGGAAAGGTGCTGCTCAGCGCCCGGATGCTGCCGGGGGTGGTCCTCACCGCCCGGGGCGCGAAGAGCGGGCAGCCGCGGGTGACGCCGCTCGCCTGCATGCCGGAGCCGGACGGCGGCTGGCTGCTCATCGGCTCCAACTTCGGCCGCCCGGGTCATCCCGCCTGGACGGCGAACCTCCTCGCCCATCCGGACGTCGAGGTCAACTGGCGGGGCGAGGACATCCCCGTACGGGCGGAGCTCCTCGCGGGGGAGGCGCGGGCGGCGGCCTGGAAGTCGGCCCTCGTGTTCTGGCCGCCGTACGCCACGTACCAGCAGCGGGTGGAGCGGGAGATCCGGCTCTTCCGGCTGACCCGGCGCTGA
- a CDS encoding TetR family transcriptional regulator translates to MTGQVRTVDGRVAGRRGQATRQKLLDCLGEMLSSSPYRDVKVIDVARKAGTSPATFYQYFPDVEGAVLEIAEEMAKEGAGLTELVSGRSWVGKAGWQTSEELVEGFLDFWRKHDAILRVVDLGAAEGDKRFYKIRMKILNSVTNSLTDAVKELQAKGKVDKDVNPAAMAGSLVAMLASVAGHQKGFQTWGVKQAELKPNLALLVHLGITGKKPTR, encoded by the coding sequence ATGACAGGACAAGTACGCACCGTCGACGGCCGCGTGGCCGGACGACGCGGCCAGGCGACGCGGCAGAAGCTGCTCGACTGCCTCGGTGAGATGCTCAGCTCCTCGCCGTACCGGGACGTCAAGGTCATCGACGTGGCCCGGAAGGCGGGTACTTCACCCGCGACGTTCTATCAGTACTTCCCGGACGTCGAGGGTGCGGTTCTCGAGATCGCGGAGGAAATGGCCAAGGAGGGCGCCGGGTTGACCGAGCTGGTCTCCGGCCGCTCCTGGGTCGGCAAGGCCGGCTGGCAGACCTCCGAGGAACTCGTCGAAGGCTTCCTGGACTTCTGGCGCAAACACGACGCGATCCTCCGGGTCGTCGACCTCGGTGCCGCCGAGGGCGACAAGCGGTTCTACAAGATCCGCATGAAGATCCTGAACTCGGTCACCAACTCCCTCACGGACGCGGTGAAGGAGCTCCAGGCCAAGGGCAAGGTCGACAAGGACGTCAACCCTGCCGCCATGGCGGGCTCCCTGGTGGCGATGCTGGCCTCGGTCGCCGGCCACCAGAAGGGCTTCCAGACCTGGGGCGTCAAGCAGGCCGAACTCAAGCCGAACCTCGCCCTCTTGGTCCACCTGGGCATCACCGGCAAGAAGCCGACCAGATAG
- a CDS encoding VOC family protein, which produces MAPRTEGTPCWVDAQLPDLEAGKRFYGELFGWTFDPDRDEALLDGRRVAGLLPKRDGRMPTTWTVYLFTENAGTLAQRIKAAGGQMVMEPYPVGPFGVLALAADPGGAVFGLRQAGDDNGFEKTNEPGAFCWMEVYTRRPDAVDTFYATVFGYLGRQADADEEGRAAGFDYRVWSPPGSRPGDDSAFGGRAVITDDFPAEMPGHILVYFVVDDCDEACETTVRLGGRVATPPFDTPHGRIAVLRDNQGARFAVLAEPTATP; this is translated from the coding sequence ATGGCGCCACGTACTGAGGGCACCCCGTGCTGGGTGGACGCGCAGCTTCCCGATCTCGAAGCGGGCAAGCGCTTCTACGGCGAGCTCTTCGGCTGGACCTTCGACCCCGACCGCGACGAAGCCCTCCTCGACGGACGCCGGGTCGCCGGGCTCCTCCCCAAGCGGGACGGCCGCATGCCCACCACCTGGACCGTCTACCTCTTCACCGAGAACGCGGGCACCCTCGCCCAGCGGATCAAGGCCGCCGGCGGACAGATGGTCATGGAGCCCTACCCCGTCGGCCCGTTCGGCGTCCTCGCGCTCGCCGCCGACCCCGGCGGCGCCGTCTTCGGACTCCGCCAGGCAGGCGACGACAACGGCTTCGAGAAGACGAACGAACCGGGCGCCTTCTGCTGGATGGAGGTGTACACCCGCCGGCCGGACGCCGTCGACACCTTCTACGCCACCGTCTTCGGCTACCTCGGCCGCCAAGCCGACGCCGACGAGGAGGGCAGGGCGGCCGGCTTCGACTACCGCGTCTGGTCGCCCCCCGGCTCCCGGCCCGGCGACGACAGCGCCTTCGGCGGGCGGGCCGTCATCACCGACGACTTCCCCGCCGAGATGCCCGGCCACATCCTCGTCTACTTCGTCGTCGACGACTGCGACGAGGCCTGCGAGACCACCGTCCGGCTCGGCGGCCGGGTCGCCACCCCGCCCTTCGACACCCCGCACGGCCGCATCGCCGTCCTCCGCGACAACCAGGGCGCCCGCTTCGCGGTCCTCGCGGAACCCACCGCTACGCCCTGA